From a region of the Castor canadensis chromosome 7, mCasCan1.hap1v2, whole genome shotgun sequence genome:
- the LOC141424807 gene encoding uncharacterized protein, with the protein MTNARLTHYQGLLLDAPGIFFSEPVSLNPATLLPNPDLEAPLHDCQEIIAEITQVRPDLQDSALPNSELVWYTDGSSFVSDGVCKAGAAVVDQGGNIIWSAPLPLGTSAQKAELITLAEALERAEGKRVTVYTNSRYAFGTVYVHGTIYRERGFITAEGKELRNLPEIQRLLIAVQKPQAAATVRIPGHQSSQTPEAMGNRRADEVARNAALASTTLALTLPMPELPRLPPQPEYTLEDRQWIQGHQCPESNQQGWYRDDEGRLILPEKIGLFLLSNLHRANHLGKKKLLALLESAHLRFPHQTAQIQRIVDQCAGCQAMKPSKKGLLHTG; encoded by the exons ATGACCAATGcccgactgactcattaccaagggctcttgctggatgccccCGGAATCTTCTTCTCCGAACCAGTTTCTCTTAACccagccaccttgctgccaaatccagaCCTGGAAGCCCCCCTACATGACTGTCaagagatcatagctgaaatcacccaagtgcgccctgatctccaggactcagccctacccaacagtgagctggtatggtatacagatgggagtagcttcgtCTCAGATGGGGTGTGTAAGGCGGGAGCggcggtggtggaccaaggtgggaacataatttggagtgccccgttGCCcctggggacctcagcccagaaggctgaACTGATCacgctggcagaggcactcgagcgggctgagggaaaacgagtgactgtttacACCAATAGCCGCTACGCTTTCGGCACCGTCTATGTACATGGCAccatctaccgggaaaggggtttcattacagcagaaggaaaggagctacgtaACCTCCCAGAGATCCAGAGATTACTGATCGCAGTGCAGAAGCCTCAGGCTGCGGCAACAGTACGCATTCCTGGTCACCAGTCTTCCCAGACTCCGGAAGCTATGGGGAACCGGCGAGCGGACGAGGTggcccgaaatgctgctttggcctccacgaccctagcgcTGACTTTACCCATGCCCGAGCTTCCGCGCTTGCCACCACAACCcgagtacaccctggaagacagACAGTGGATCCAAGGTCACCAATGCCCAGAGTCCaaccagcaaggctggtatcgtgatGATGAAGGGCGACTGATTCTTCCTGAAAAgataggactgtttctcctctccaacctacatcgagccaaccatttaggcaagaaaaaaCTACTCGCCCTCCTCGAGTCGGCCCACCTCCGGTTCCCgcaccaaacagcccagattcaaaggattgtggaccaatgtgccgggtgccaggctatgaaacccagcaaaaaaggactcctacatacag gttga
- the LOC109701212 gene encoding uncharacterized protein, protein MTDEKLLPRRKLLLESHPSAKLPKPAAATRPTPPSKKAAPHIPGPTHVLGEATHFSARESTHKAFVNVYARTPRKAFVSRLPRQRPWGPERQGEYAPSPSRPAARPGLKTCASGRRSDKGGRPSFVLDWDLRAFPCRDCGGKGGRGGRPGPFGAISIGSAPDSPGPLRAPRPSLALLAALPTLIPSGEPWPPPTPGLPNQFFEVGNKKYKERGRAGRRGVRATEPKMAEAKPAGKGEELLEAPHLGPRRRPLSSTWARPPLGRPPSAKWEIAREAQPAASERRPPHFPHPSRPSPDSARHRQPNLPPFTSDTLSGDSNTDSGLAASGREQG, encoded by the exons ATGACAGATGAAAAA TTGCTTCCCAGAAGGAAGCTCCTACTCGAGTCCCATCCAAGTGCCAAACTACCGAAGCCCGCTGCGGCCACCCGCCCCACCCCGCCGTCCAAAAAAGCGGCCCCGCACATCCCCGGGCCCACTCACGTCCTAGGAGAAGCCACCCACTTCTCTGCTCGCGAAAGTACTCACAAAGCCTTTGTGAACGTTTACGCGAGAACACCGCGAAAAGCCTTTGTCAGCCG GCTTCCTCGCCAGCGGCCCTGGGGACCAGAGCGCCAGGGAGAGTACGCCCCTTCCCCCTCCCGCCCGGCGGCCAGGCCGGGCTTAAAAACCTGCGCCAGCGGGCGGCGGAGTGACAAAGGAGGTCGTCCCTCCTTTGTCCTGGACTGGGACTTGCGCGCCTTC CCCTGCCGAGACTGCGGAGGGAAGGGAGGCCGCGGTGGGAGGCCAGGCCCGTTCGGCGCCATTTCCATCGGGAGCGCGCCCGACAGCCCCGGTCCTCTCCGCGCCCCGCGGCCCAGCCTTGCCCTGCTCGCTGCGCTCCCCACCCTCATCCCTTCCGGGGAGCCCTGgccaccccccacccctggcCTTCCAAATCAGTTTTTCGAAGTGGGAAACAAAAAGTACAAAGAGCGGGGAAGGGCGGGAAGGCGAGGTGTCCGCGCCACCGAACCCAAAATGGCGGAAGCCAAACCAGCAGGGAAAGGGGAGGAACTGCTGGAAGCCCCCCACCTCGGGCCTCGGCGTCGTCCACTGAGCTCCACCTGGGCAAGACCTCCCCTCGGCAGGCCGCCCTCCGCGAAGTGGGAGATCGCCCGGGAGGCGCAGCCGGCCGCCTCCGAGAGGCGACCTCCacacttcccccacccctcccggCCTTCTCCCGACTCCGCTCGGCACCGCCAGCCCAACCTACCCCCTTTTACTTCAGATACCCTGTCGGGCGATAGTAACACCGACTCCGGGCTCGCGGCGTCGGGGCGGGAGCAGGGATAG
- the Hnrnph3 gene encoding heterogeneous nuclear ribonucleoprotein H3 isoform X1, producing the protein MDWVMKHNGPNDASDGTVRLRGLPFGCSKEEIVQFFQGLEIVPNGITLTMDYQGRSTGEAFVQFASKEIAENALGKHKERIGHRYIEIFRSSRSEIKGFYDPPRRLLGQRPGPYDRPIGGRGGYYGAGRGSMYDRMRRGGDGYDGGYGGFDDYGGYNNYGYGNDGFDDRMRDGRGMGGHGYGGAGDASSGFHGGHFVHMRGLPFRATENDIANFFSPLNPIRVHIDIGADGRATGEADVEFVTHEDAVAAMSKDKNNMQHRYIELFLNSTPGGGSGMGGSGMGGYGRDGMDNQGGYGSVGRMGMGNNYSGGYGTPDGLGGYGRGGGGSGGYYGQGGMSGGGWRGMY; encoded by the exons ATGGATTGGGTTATGAAACATAATGGTCCAAATGACGCTAGTGATGGGACAGTACGACTTCGTGGACTGCCATTTGGTTGCAGCAAAGAGGAAATAGTTCAGTTCTTTCAAG GGTTGGAAATCGTGCCAAATGGGATAACATTGACGATGGACTACCAGGGGAGAAGCACAGGGGAGGCCTTCGTGCAGTTTGCTTCAAAGGAGATAGCAGAAAATGCTCTGGGGAAACACAAGGAAAGAATAGGGCACAG gtaTATTGAGATCTTCAGAAGTAGCAGGAGTGAAATCAAAGGATTTTATGATCCACCAAGAAGATTGCTGGGACAGCGACCAGGACCATATGATAGACCAATAGGAGGAAGAGGGGGTTATTATGGAGCTGGGCGTGGAAGTATGTATGACAGAATGCGACGAGGAGGTGATGGATATGATGGTG GCTATGGAGGTTTTGATGACTATGGTGGCTATAATAATTATGGCTATGGAAATGATGGCTTTGATGACAGAATGAGAGATGGAAgag gtATGGGAGGACATGGCTATGGTGGAGCTGGTGATGCGAGTTCAGGTTTTCATGGTGGTCATTTTGTACATATGAGAGGGTTGCCTTTTCGTGCAACTGAAAATGATATTGCAAAC tttttctcaCCACTAAATCCAATACGGGTTCATATTGATATTGGAGCTGATGGCAGAGCAACAGGAGAAGCAGATGTAGAGTTTGTGACACATGAAGATGCAGTAGCTGCCATGTCTAAGGATAAAAATAACATGC aacatCGATACATTGAACTCTTCTTGAATTCTACTCCTGGAGGTGGTTCTGGAATGGGAGGATCTGGAATGGGAGGCTATGGCAGAGATGGAATGG aTAATCAGGGAGGATATGGATCTGTTGGAAGAATGGGGATGGGGAACAATTACAGTGGAGGATATGGTACTCCTGATGGCTTGGGTGGTTATG GCCGCGGTGGTGGAGGCAGTGGAGGTTACTATGGGCAAGGTGGCATGAGTGGAGGCGGATGGCGCGGGATGTACTAA
- the Hnrnph3 gene encoding heterogeneous nuclear ribonucleoprotein H3 isoform X2 — translation MDWVMKHNGPNDASDGTVRLRGLPFGCSKEEIVQFFQGLEIVPNGITLTMDYQGRSTGEAFVQFASKEIAENALGKHKERIGHRYIEIFRSSRSEIKGFYDPPRRLLGQRPGPYDRPIGGRGGYYGAGRGSYGGFDDYGGYNNYGYGNDGFDDRMRDGRGMGGHGYGGAGDASSGFHGGHFVHMRGLPFRATENDIANFFSPLNPIRVHIDIGADGRATGEADVEFVTHEDAVAAMSKDKNNMQHRYIELFLNSTPGGGSGMGGSGMGGYGRDGMDNQGGYGSVGRMGMGNNYSGGYGTPDGLGGYGRGGGGSGGYYGQGGMSGGGWRGMY, via the exons ATGGATTGGGTTATGAAACATAATGGTCCAAATGACGCTAGTGATGGGACAGTACGACTTCGTGGACTGCCATTTGGTTGCAGCAAAGAGGAAATAGTTCAGTTCTTTCAAG GGTTGGAAATCGTGCCAAATGGGATAACATTGACGATGGACTACCAGGGGAGAAGCACAGGGGAGGCCTTCGTGCAGTTTGCTTCAAAGGAGATAGCAGAAAATGCTCTGGGGAAACACAAGGAAAGAATAGGGCACAG gtaTATTGAGATCTTCAGAAGTAGCAGGAGTGAAATCAAAGGATTTTATGATCCACCAAGAAGATTGCTGGGACAGCGACCAGGACCATATGATAGACCAATAGGAGGAAGAGGGGGTTATTATGGAGCTGGGCGTGGAA GCTATGGAGGTTTTGATGACTATGGTGGCTATAATAATTATGGCTATGGAAATGATGGCTTTGATGACAGAATGAGAGATGGAAgag gtATGGGAGGACATGGCTATGGTGGAGCTGGTGATGCGAGTTCAGGTTTTCATGGTGGTCATTTTGTACATATGAGAGGGTTGCCTTTTCGTGCAACTGAAAATGATATTGCAAAC tttttctcaCCACTAAATCCAATACGGGTTCATATTGATATTGGAGCTGATGGCAGAGCAACAGGAGAAGCAGATGTAGAGTTTGTGACACATGAAGATGCAGTAGCTGCCATGTCTAAGGATAAAAATAACATGC aacatCGATACATTGAACTCTTCTTGAATTCTACTCCTGGAGGTGGTTCTGGAATGGGAGGATCTGGAATGGGAGGCTATGGCAGAGATGGAATGG aTAATCAGGGAGGATATGGATCTGTTGGAAGAATGGGGATGGGGAACAATTACAGTGGAGGATATGGTACTCCTGATGGCTTGGGTGGTTATG GCCGCGGTGGTGGAGGCAGTGGAGGTTACTATGGGCAAGGTGGCATGAGTGGAGGCGGATGGCGCGGGATGTACTAA